In a single window of the Pseudomonas entomophila genome:
- a CDS encoding lysophospholipid acyltransferase family protein: protein MRRLRASARLLRLCLVLVLGLAMASSIALGERLGLNASTERRQRWTRLFMGRLVAALPFEVRVVGALPQRPMLWVCNHVSWTDIPLLGMLTPLSFLSKAEVRHWPVAGWLAEKAGTLFIRRGGGDAQRLREQIAGQLGQARPLLIFPEGTTTDGRSLRTFHGRLLAGAIDQGTPLQPVAIQYLRAGEPDLIAPFIGEDDLVSHLMRLFGHDRGEVVIHLIPPICSMGKERAALAFQAQQAIQLALFGVEEIEPRRQAKAA, encoded by the coding sequence CTGCTGCGGCTGTGCCTGGTGCTGGTACTGGGCCTGGCCATGGCCAGCAGCATCGCCCTGGGCGAGCGCCTGGGGCTGAACGCCTCCACCGAACGCCGCCAACGCTGGACCCGCCTGTTCATGGGGCGCCTGGTCGCCGCCCTGCCCTTCGAAGTGCGCGTGGTCGGTGCCCTGCCGCAACGGCCGATGCTGTGGGTGTGCAACCACGTGTCGTGGACCGACATCCCCCTGCTCGGCATGCTCACCCCGTTGTCGTTCCTGTCCAAGGCCGAGGTGCGCCACTGGCCGGTGGCCGGCTGGCTGGCCGAGAAGGCCGGGACGCTGTTCATCCGCCGCGGCGGCGGCGACGCCCAGCGCCTGCGTGAGCAGATCGCTGGCCAGCTGGGGCAGGCTCGTCCGCTGCTGATCTTCCCCGAAGGCACCACCACCGATGGCCGCAGCCTGCGCACCTTCCATGGTCGGCTGCTGGCCGGGGCCATCGACCAGGGCACGCCGCTGCAGCCGGTGGCGATCCAGTACCTGCGCGCGGGCGAGCCCGACCTGATCGCGCCGTTCATTGGCGAGGACGATCTGGTGTCGCACCTGATGCGCCTGTTCGGGCATGACCGGGGCGAGGTGGTGATCCACCTGATACCGCCGATCTGCAGCATGGGCAAAGAACGCGCCGCGCTGGCGTTCCAGGCGCAGCAGGCGATCCAGTTGGCGTTGTTCGGCGTCGAGGAGATCGAGCCCCGCCGGCAGGCCAAGGCCGCCTGA
- a CDS encoding ACP phosphodiesterase codes for MNYLAHLHLGGDAPQQLLGSLYGDFVKGTLEGRFPPVLEAAIRLHRQIDSYTDSHPLVLAALARFPRERRRFAGIVLDVFFDHCLARHWGEYAEQPLAQFTGGFYKVLLAEPELPGRLARIAPFMAADDWLGAYGDFAMLEQVFQGIARRLSRPEVMTGMMGEVERLYTPLLADFREFYPQLQAFAAAKRSESPASS; via the coding sequence ATGAACTACCTCGCACACTTGCACCTTGGCGGCGATGCGCCGCAACAATTGCTTGGCAGCCTGTATGGCGATTTCGTCAAGGGCACGCTGGAGGGGCGATTCCCCCCTGTGCTGGAGGCGGCGATCCGGCTGCACCGGCAGATCGACAGCTACACCGACAGCCATCCCTTGGTGCTGGCGGCGCTGGCGCGTTTCCCCCGGGAGCGGCGGCGTTTTGCCGGGATCGTGCTGGACGTGTTCTTCGACCACTGCCTGGCGCGGCATTGGGGCGAGTATGCCGAACAGCCGCTGGCACAGTTCACCGGCGGCTTCTACAAGGTGCTGCTAGCCGAGCCGGAACTGCCAGGCCGGCTGGCGCGGATCGCGCCGTTCATGGCGGCGGATGACTGGCTGGGGGCTTATGGCGACTTCGCCATGCTGGAGCAAGTGTTCCAGGGCATCGCTCGGCGCCTGTCACGGCCGGAAGTGATGACGGGGATGATGGGCGAGGTGGAGCGGTTGTATACGCCGTTGCTGGCGGATTTTCGCGAGTTCTATCCGCAATTGCAGGCGTTCGCCGCGGCGAAGCGCTCCGAATCTCCGGCGAGCTCGTAG
- a CDS encoding ArsR/SmtB family transcription factor, with protein MPIDLDEIIKALSHPVRREILAWLKDPAVQFPDQQHSTDNGVCAGQIDQRCGLSQSTVSAHLATLQRAGLISSQKVGQWHFFKRNEATIQAFLKQMSQEL; from the coding sequence ATGCCGATTGATCTCGACGAAATCATAAAAGCCCTGTCCCACCCGGTCCGGCGCGAAATCCTCGCCTGGCTGAAGGACCCGGCGGTGCAGTTCCCCGATCAGCAGCACAGCACCGACAACGGTGTCTGCGCCGGGCAGATCGACCAACGCTGCGGCCTGTCGCAGTCGACCGTCTCCGCGCACCTGGCCACCCTGCAGCGCGCTGGCTTGATCAGCAGCCAGAAGGTCGGCCAATGGCATTTCTTCAAACGCAACGAGGCCACCATCCAGGCGTTCCTCAAGCAGATGAGCCAAGAGCTCTGA
- a CDS encoding DUF3077 domain-containing protein encodes MTTDDTTPNTTAGKTKFYQGEGQTAPLFCIEPGIPCQHAREQASELMGCVRDLTIAGIMEEKPQLLWASYYLSALAKALMDDAELGMRH; translated from the coding sequence ATGACCACAGACGACACCACCCCCAACACCACCGCTGGCAAAACCAAGTTCTACCAAGGCGAAGGCCAGACCGCCCCGTTGTTCTGCATCGAACCCGGCATCCCTTGCCAGCATGCCCGCGAACAGGCCTCGGAACTGATGGGCTGCGTGCGCGACCTGACTATTGCCGGGATCATGGAGGAAAAGCCGCAACTGCTCTGGGCGTCGTACTATCTGAGTGCGCTGGCCAAGGCGCTGATGGATGATGCGGAGCTGGGTATGAGGCATTGA